In Takifugu flavidus isolate HTHZ2018 chromosome 1, ASM371156v2, whole genome shotgun sequence, the DNA window ATCACGGTCAACGACAGGCAGCGCTTCAGAGGAAAACGCACATCAGAGTTGTATCAAGGCTGCTTGTAGACGGGCTTTATTACGCTTTGATGACAGGACTCAAGCGTTCGCTCTGTCATTCCAGATCGGCAGCTGGTAAATCAAGAAGCAGTTGCGACATGGCCAAAAGGAAGATGAGCAGCGCCGGGCGGAGCTGGATGGTCGCCCTCATACTGCTGTGTAATCTTTCAAAGGTAAAACCAGCTGCacgaaagcaaaaaaaaaaagagaaaagaatgaaaaatcAGCATTGTCTCAAAAATCAGACGTTGCTTTCAACAGGAGGAATGAATTACTGCATCTTCTGGACCCTGCATGATCAGGAGTGGGAAGGAAAAATCTAATCCTGTCATGTTTTTACTTGCTGATCAAGCACATTATTGATTGCATTAGCCCGTAAATTGGCTACACGCTATGAAATCTAAGTACGAAGTTGGGACAGGCGGAGAATGAGTCGGTTGTGATCAGGGCTTCATTGCTGGAGGATCACcttgatttaatttgaaatgGACTGGAAGCTGCCAAGCACCAGCACAGCAGTTTAACAGAGTTTGATCTATTAATAAAGACCGATAGGCTCTGCCTTCCTGCAAGGATTGAATGCTAAATGTGTCGTGGGTATGAATTATGTAGCCGCCTGCTAAATAGTTCATGATGATCAGATAGAATTAAAGTATGTGCGTCATCCAGACTTCACATATGCCCGAAACCAGAGTGGAATTAAAAACTCGACCTCACTATCTGAGGCTTTAACAGCTAAATAACACCTGCGTCTGAAATCAGACAGGCGGCCACACACAAACCAGATTGTCTTTTTCTGGTTTCACTCAGGGGAGGAACTTTGTAAAAAATAATGTCACAGAGAAAAGATCACAATTCTTGACAAGTCTAAagtattgttgtttttttttcctcctggttctcagcagatgtttgtgaaAGGAAGCCTGGAAGTCAAcgagacacagcagcagcatccaaaCAATGTGTACCACGACCTCGGCATCACCAGGAACAAGATCGTTACAGCGCAGTTTGAGTGCTATCAAAAAATAATGAAGGACAATAGGGACAGCAGGGGAGGTAGCTTGTTCAGTTTTCATCTTTTAgtatgaaaaacaacaaatgtgctAATTGTGGACAGCGTGATGGGTTTTGATTTTAATCTCCTGCCACCCAGAGCCCATGTGTAATCGTACCTGGGACGGCTGGTTGTGTTGGGATGACACCAAGGCCGGCGTCATCTCGGAGCAGCACTGTCCAGACTACTTCCAGGACTTTGACCCCTCAGGTTTGATCTATGGtgcttttggaaaaaaaaagaaaaaaccagcagatgtttgttGTGTCTTCAACTCCAGTAGTTTATTTTAATTGGCCATCAATCTTTTGTAATCGATTAGATCCGGTCTCCAGCTTTCATGTTTGTGCTTTTGCCCACAGAGATGGTTACAAAGGTCTGCACTGATGGTGGGTACTGGTTCCAGCATCCAGAGAGCAACCGGACATGGACCAACTACACCCGCTGCAATGAACGCACCCATGAAGGCCGAGTGGTAAGAATTACACTAACCACGCACGGAGTGTCTCATTTATGTGCATATTAGCTCATAATTAGTGGAAGCAATCTAATTTTCAATTAACAGGGAATAAACACGTGACAGCCAAGAAAAAACTTTTATTATCATTTGATTATCTTTAAATCCAAcataattttaatataaatatggTATTTATGTATTAATTATCTCGAAGATGATTAGTCACCTCCAGAGTGAGTAATCTTGTTTTCCCTGCAGACCGCCATGAATCTCTTTTATTTGGCTCTAATCGGACACGGGCTGTCACTCACCTCCCTCTTCATCTCCCTTGGAATATTTTTCCACTTCAAGTGAGTTAACCAGCTCGATCTTCACATGCTTCAGAGCAGGCAATTAGGCCCGGCGCCAAACGAGACGCTCTCGTTATCGCGATGTCTTTCCCTTCCTTTAGGAGTTTGAGCTGCCAGAGGATCACTCTGCACAAAaacctcttcttttcctttgttctgaactctgtcatcaccatcatttgGCTGACGGCCGTGGCAAAAAACCAGGAGATGGTGCAAAGAAACCCGGTGAGTTTCTGGCAACAATGCACCAAAatctgtttaaaatgtagaaaaaGTGCAGGATTAAGGCAGTTATGTGTGCAGCTTCAGTTAAAAGTGTGTAAATGGTGAGATTATTAACCCTAACATGCGGCGACCGGCCGTTGATGGCTAATTCCCGTGGAGATCCGATCCCTAATCACGTAATTCCGTCTTGTCCTTTCTCCCAAGACGAGCTGTAAAGTGTCGATGTTCATTCATCTTTACCTCTTTGGCTGCAACTACTTCTGGATGCTGTGTGAGGGGATCTATCTGCACACGCTCATCGTGGTGGCCGTGTTTGCTGAGAAGCAGCACCTCACGTGGTACTACCTGCTGGGCTGGGGTGAGTCAAAAGTGCAGGACAAATGCAGCGCGGTCCTATTAAATCAGAAACGAGGTGGAGATGAGCTCCATCTAACTGCCAGGGTTGAGAGATGGAAGtgaaatggtgtttttgctgtttgctTGCAGGTTTCCCGCTAATTCCAGCCTCCATTCACGCTGTCGCTCGCAGTTACTATTACAATGACAAGTAGGTGTTTTAGCGTATTGCTTTGATGTACCGTAACTTTATTTTACACAATATAACAGATATGTTAGAGCTTAGAACTAAACCTCTTGACACCCTATACATATAATATCTAGTACCCTAATGTGTGGACTCACCGGTTGAATAGTGCAGAAACCTGTAGAGAATCTTACTGATGCACAAGTTTTTAGAACAATTAAAGTTCATCACATCACAACTGCTAACACAAACAACCCAACTGCTCCTGCGTGTTTAACCTAAAAATGTGACCGTTATTGATCAATACTCCTCACAATTAATGAATGCGTCAGAAAAGCCATTGATCTACGAACCTGCTCATCCTTTATTGATGATGTTGTGCAATCACTCCTCCGCTGTCtcctctccagctgctggatcAGTTCCAAAACATCCCTGCTCTACATCATCCACGGTCCCATCTGCGCCGCTCTTTTGGTGAGGATTTAATGTTGTCTGAATTGATCGGCTCAGCGTTTTCTGTCGACGGCTGCTGTGCAGACATTTGCCTCCTTccgtgcgggggggggggctgagggcaGGATGCTGAATCTTAACACGCGTAATTGGGTTTATGTAGTGAAAACGTTGCATCTGCCTCTCAGAGGAGACACCCACTGAACCCCGAGTGTATGGCGTATTCTCGGAATTCACCATTGGGGAGAGCTGACATGTGTTAGTGAAAACTGACTCTCTGGCAGCACAAAGTGTCCAACAGAAACCCTTTTGCAATgacttgtttgtgtttcaggctTCTAAAATGGTATTGGCACTGGTTAATTCATGCTGGAGTCCTTTTGTTGTCTCCAAAGGACTGTTTGTGTATTAAATTCCTAAGAAAAATACTTTTAGCACATCATTAGAACATACATTTGGGGACTACATTTATGTTCAGCAGCCGATTTACAGATTTCCGGAGAGAATGTTTGTACAGATTATGCTAATTTATTGACGTCCCCTAGGtcaatttgtttttcctgctcaacATCGTGCGGGTGCTCATCACCAAGCTGAAAGTGACTCATCAAGCAGAATCCAGCCTGTACATGAAAGCCGTGCGAGCCACCCTCATCCTGGTGCCTCTCCTGGGAATTCAGTTCGTTCTCTTTCCCTACAAGCCAGACGGACAGGTCTCCTCTGAAATATATGACTACATCATGCACATATTCATGCATTACCAGGTGAGATCattctgcttgtttttgctgACTCGTCTCGGATATTCTGGTATCTTTTTATACATGAGGCATTAACAATCTTCAGGAGGTCTCATCAATGAATCCCCTCTTATTGACTAATCTTCGCAACTTGGTCGACAACATTCCTTTGAGCCGCTGGCTTTGTTTATACTGAGTTtgaaaggaagcaggaaggaaggcaTGCATTATCTGAGCTGAAATGGCCTGAAATCAGTTCCATGTTTTGCAAGGTGTTATCTGATCATCTGGAGCTGTCCCAGCACACTCGGTGTTGAGCAACAGGCACGGAAACGACTGCGCGCACCAAAACACGTTCGACCTGGCGTCGTTAAAAGCCCACGAAGACTGTTAGGATGTTATGTCGCGGCGACTGCTCGAAGCACAGAGTTTACACcaggaggtcacatgaccgacTGGGAAAGTGGTGTGTGTAGTGTCAACTGCCAAAAagctgtttctgctccacctttaAGAGAAAGCCTGCAGATATGAAGCATGGGTTAAAGATACTCAGCCAAGGAAGCTCAGTTCCCCACCAGGATGTAGCTGTTAACTGTGTTTACAAtaactcatcacacacacacacacacacacacacacacacacacacacacacacacacacacacacacacactgcagtttaCCCTCATTAGTTACCTTCACGATTCACATAGGTAACATTCCGATCTCTCAGGTGGTGTGCGGAGCCCTGAGTTCTGGTCCCACACTAAAAGGGTGTGAGCGCGCCAGTTGTTGGATTTGCGGTTGTTTACGgttcctctttgtttgtgtgtttcctccaCAGGGTCTGCTGGTGGCCAccatcttctgcttcttcaATGGAGAAGTAAGACTCGCCTTTTCTCTGCAATTAGCAATTCACGCAGACACGCAGGCACGTACTTGTGCACGCTTCCTCTTTGTGATGAGGGAGAGTCTCAGCAATTTCCTCAGCCCTCTGACCCTCCAAGCGAGGACGGTAAACTCAGGCAATGACTCAAATTGCTCATTCCTCCAGGGTTTACTAGGAATTAAAGCTTATTTACAGCTAACAAACAGCCGTGTCCTGTCATTTCTGTATCCTGTCATTTCTATTCTATTTCTATATCCTGTCATTTCTATATCCGCATCCTAGTTTTACTGTGACAAAGCCTTAAAGTATAGCAGTATTTCACAGCTAAACCTTCAAACCTTCAGATGACTGTGATTTTATTTAACAAATGAGTAAACTAAAGGTGATAACCCGGAATTGTATACCATAAACTCAAAAGTGACAACTGTAAGTGATATTGACAGTTCAATTGTGTTCGCTCAGGTCCAGGCGGTTCTGAGGAGGCACTGGAATCAGCACAATATCCAGTTCGGCAGCAGCGTGGGAAACCACTCGGACGCCATGCGCTCGGCCTCCTACACGGCGTCCTCCATCACGGAGGTGCAGGGCTGCTACAGCATTGACGGCCACTCAGAACACATGAACGGCAAGGGCTTCCACGACACCGACACCTCCATGTTAAAGTCAGACAGCCCCTTCGCCTgacagcaccccccccacaccccggCCCTGTATAAACTGCATCGTGTTGGTCTCTTGAGTGAAGATTTTTACTGTATGTCGGTCACACGGTATCACTATACATGTGAGCACAAtcggacttttttttaaaagtttcctCGACACAGTTCTATTCTGGACCCCGTCCAAAGATGCACACTGATACTCGCGATATTGTTGCAAGTATTCTGTCTGACAAAGTTGTCTTCAAACGACCCGATGGCCTTTTTTATTGGAGTCAATTGCACACAAACAGCTTGTAAATTCCTTGACGTTTTTGGTGCCAAACCAGCATATCATTGCCTGTCTcatctgttgcttttttttatacTCAGTACAAACTCAGATGTTTAACATAGCATATTCTATGTTAGTCAGTTACCACTTAAATACCACtcagtattttttaaaaagtcaaaaacaaAGCATCTTAAcagtgttgtctgtgtgtgtacttcTGAATGTGTAGTTGATGTAAGCTCCGCAGAATCATATTCTCACCTGCGAGGTGTGAGTTTTAAAGGGTTTATCAAGGGAAATGTGTTTATATGGTCCTTACCAACACGGTCCTTACCTTAACCGCATATCCTGTACATACTCGTCGCATCTGAATGTAACTACGCAGTTTGAAATCCTCCAAACTCGTTTGCGTCACATTCCCAGACAGATTCAATCAGGTGTTGGGAAGTTTTCAGCCTGGAACCAGCACTTGTCTGGGAACAGGACAAATTTTGATTCAGAAATGTATCCAGTCAGCACTGAAGATTGGATtggtgacaggaaggaaggacgcACTTGTCCTGCAAATTCATGTATTCTGCAATTTTTCCAGCTCGCTTGTAAATAGCCACTACAGTGACAGCACATCTGTCAATTAAATTCAACcacaattttattttatgtcaTAGTTTCTTGACTTTCTCGGTCTGAACACACCCTCATTCGGAATCACTGGTCAGGAATCAGCGCTGATAATCTCAGCTTCCCTTTCGGAGAACATTCTCCATAATTCTGGGAACGCAAGACATCATAGTTAACTgatgtaaatattgtttttcctGTAAAGCAGACCCTTATCAAGAGTTAAACGCAGAGTGACCTATTTGTTCTCCTTGGAGACATGAAAAGTGGTGCGGTTGCTAAGCTGGAGCTCACAGCCAGCTTGCGTCACCGTCAGCTGCGGTTTCTGGCCCCCGTCGGCTGAGTCGCTGTTGCCGGCTGTGTCAACATGGACGGAAAAAGGGTTCCTGCTGCGCTAGTTGTCCACGTCCTGCTAATTTGCGTTTGCCTCCCGACGATCTTGTGAGTCAAACGAGGCTGTGATCTACAACGCCGTGATGGTGACTCACGTACAACCAGAAAGCATTTAACCTTAAAATGCAACTTAATTTAAGTTCAGTCACAGTTGTTAGAAATCCTATTGTGCGTCCCATTTCATCTGTTTCCCATCTCTTTGTAAATGATATTGTGAAAAATACTTAAAATGCCTgtaaagtttgtttttgtttgttggttAATTCTATATGCTCAACTTTGGTAGTCTTGACAGACTGACTCCATAATGTGTTTGAATGTAACtggctgtattttattttttttggacgtgggaaagaaaatcatttatttgtACAGAGTatagatatatctatatctGTATCTATacagatatagatatatagacatatatatagatatatttcAATACAATGTCTctattttcattcattcactgaATCAGACGatgttgtgttattgtgttgaAAAGGAATACATTGCAGCACAGCATCAGTTGTCACCTGTGGTACTTTTAATAAATATTGTCTCACCATAGCAACCGCCCATGCACAAAGCATTTATCTGCTGTAATTGCAGTATAATTAAGACTTATGTACAGCGCGCCTGTCACGTACAGGATTGTCTTTAGAAGCTTtaaagaaacccagagcctgactcCCAGAcaaggcaggaaaaactcccatgTAATAGGAGGAGAAGAAACCTTGTGTTGGACTGGAGTCATACGGGAAGGGGGGACTCTTGATAGttaaggaggagaaggaaatagggtggtggtggtggtggtgggggttgaTAGAGGACccatcttgtttttttattgtttgtttgcaaATCAATGGAAACTATAACCTCAGAGTAATTCAATAAGTAGTCCTCTGATTAGCTTATGTAGCATTTCCAGCAAGCAAAGCAATATTCATTGCTATTGTTATTATATTATAATCTGTTTACTGATAGTGATGCTTATTGAGCTCCGGGTTAATTTGACAAGAATAGAATAGCGCTGTTAAACCTGTGGCTCAGAGTAACAAGGAATATCCGGGTACTGCAGGTATCTCCCTGCGATTGTCAGCGGTTTCCGTCATTTCCGGCTCTACGCTACGGACATGCTCCATTCTGAAATAGTTGCTTTGGCATGTGTGCACAATCATAAAAGGTTTACAACAGTATCTGGCCCGGAGCAACGATCTAGGGCAGCAAACCGCCTACTAGATGTTTCATTTCCACAACAATGTGCTCACCGGCCCCTTTCAGGCGGGTTCAAGAGTTCACCATCACAGAAAAGCACGTGGGTACAAACATGCGCGCTCCTCCAGCGCCCCTCTGCATCTCATTTTCTCCAATTATAACTTGCTGGAACGGCACTTTCCCGATGCTTCATTACCTCCACCCAGCCGACTCGtggaggtttttttccccaagtcctgctgcagcagcacagtcttcAAGTGACACGAGATGAAAACAtctgaggcttttctgaaaGAGCACTAAACCACAGGTGGAGGGCAGATTAACCGCTGGTGATGGCCTTCCGTGACCTGGATCTGTAAAGTTCTTCATGGTTGCTCAGTAACTGTGCAGCGTGTGCTGTAGGGCACTGTCACGCGCACTTAGCCTCAAAGGTGGCGATACATTTGTACACTACATGAAGATCCGTACTGTTTCTTTCGTCGTTCTCTTTGATGGATCGCATAGTGATGAACTACTTTAGACTGGACTAATTCCACAACTTTATTAGCTGGCTTTTAAAGTTGAAGTGGATAAAATGGTGCATTCTGCTGTCGGAATACCAGATCCCCTGCAGTACTTTGCTCCGATATGCGGCCAGCCCACAACTTTACCCTTTATTTCACCTCACGGCTCTCATAACATTTCCCAACCTGTCGTTTTTTTCGCCATGTGGAACGCAATTTATTCACGT includes these proteins:
- the calcrla gene encoding calcitonin gene-related peptide type 1 receptor isoform X1 — translated: MAKRKMSSAGRSWMVALILLCNLSKQMFVKGSLEVNETQQQHPNNVYHDLGITRNKIVTAQFECYQKIMKDNRDSRGEPMCNRTWDGWLCWDDTKAGVISEQHCPDYFQDFDPSEMVTKVCTDGGYWFQHPESNRTWTNYTRCNERTHEGRVTAMNLFYLALIGHGLSLTSLFISLGIFFHFKSLSCQRITLHKNLFFSFVLNSVITIIWLTAVAKNQEMVQRNPTSCKVSMFIHLYLFGCNYFWMLCEGIYLHTLIVVAVFAEKQHLTWYYLLGWGFPLIPASIHAVARSYYYNDNCWISSKTSLLYIIHGPICAALLVNLFFLLNIVRVLITKLKVTHQAESSLYMKAVRATLILVPLLGIQFVLFPYKPDGQVSSEIYDYIMHIFMHYQGLLVATIFCFFNGEVQAVLRRHWNQHNIQFGSSVGNHSDAMRSASYTASSITEVQGCYSIDGHSEHMNGKGFHDTDTSMLKSDSPFA
- the calcrla gene encoding calcitonin gene-related peptide type 1 receptor isoform X2, which encodes MAKRKMSSAGRSWMVALILLCNLSKMFVKGSLEVNETQQQHPNNVYHDLGITRNKIVTAQFECYQKIMKDNRDSRGEPMCNRTWDGWLCWDDTKAGVISEQHCPDYFQDFDPSEMVTKVCTDGGYWFQHPESNRTWTNYTRCNERTHEGRVTAMNLFYLALIGHGLSLTSLFISLGIFFHFKSLSCQRITLHKNLFFSFVLNSVITIIWLTAVAKNQEMVQRNPTSCKVSMFIHLYLFGCNYFWMLCEGIYLHTLIVVAVFAEKQHLTWYYLLGWGFPLIPASIHAVARSYYYNDNCWISSKTSLLYIIHGPICAALLVNLFFLLNIVRVLITKLKVTHQAESSLYMKAVRATLILVPLLGIQFVLFPYKPDGQVSSEIYDYIMHIFMHYQGLLVATIFCFFNGEVQAVLRRHWNQHNIQFGSSVGNHSDAMRSASYTASSITEVQGCYSIDGHSEHMNGKGFHDTDTSMLKSDSPFA